CTCCACCAGCCCCTCGCTCACTTTCAGGGCGACGTTGCCCACGAAGCCGTCGCAGACGATGACATCCGCATGGCCCGTGTACAGGTCCCGCCCCTCCACGTTGCCGATGAAATTCAGAGGCAGCGCGCGGATCAGCGCCGAGGCGGCTTTGGTCAGTTCGTTGCCCTTGTGCTCTTCTTCGCCGATCGACAGCACCCCCACCCGCGGCGATTCGGTATGAAAAACCAGCCGCGAATAGACGTCGCCCATGACGGCGAACTGCGACAGCATCTTGGGCGTCGAATCGACGTTCGCGCCGACGTCGATCATCACGGCGGGCTTTCCCTGAATCGTGGGGAATGGATTGGCCAGCGCCGGACGGTCGACGCCCGGAATCATCCCGAGCACGGTCTTCGCAATCGCCATCACCGCGCCCGTGTTGCCCGCGCTCACCAGCCCGTCGGCATGGCCATCCCGCACAAGGCGCGCCGCCACGCGGATGCTCGAGTCGCGCTTCGTCCGCAGCACCTTGGCAGGGTTGTCCTCCATCGTCACCACTTCGCTGGCGTGCACGATCTCGATCGGCAGCTTCTTCCAGCCATCGTGGCGGTCGAGCTCCGCCCGCAGAACGTCCTCTTTGCCGACAAGAATGACGTTGACGTCCTGGGTGCGGGCGGCGGCGACGGATCCCTGGACCTCGGGGATGGGGGCGTGATCGCCCCCCATGGCGTCCACGGCGATGGTCAGCATGCGCTCGTGCGGCGGACCGGTTCCGCCGGGTTCGGGGCGTTACTCCTGGACGACTTCGATGACCTCGCGCGTCTTGTACCACCCGCAATGCGGGCAGGCGCGGTGAGGCAGCTTCATTTCATGGCACTTCGGGCACTCGCTCAGCC
This DNA window, taken from Bryobacteraceae bacterium, encodes the following:
- the rpmF gene encoding 50S ribosomal protein L32 produces the protein MPNPKRRHSKRRTSTRRAHDHLQRAGLSECPKCHEMKLPHRACPHCGWYKTREVIEVVQE
- the plsX gene encoding phosphate acyltransferase; this translates as MLTIAVDAMGGDHAPIPEVQGSVAAARTQDVNVILVGKEDVLRAELDRHDGWKKLPIEIVHASEVVTMEDNPAKVLRTKRDSSIRVAARLVRDGHADGLVSAGNTGAVMAIAKTVLGMIPGVDRPALANPFPTIQGKPAVMIDVGANVDSTPKMLSQFAVMGDVYSRLVFHTESPRVGVLSIGEEEHKGNELTKAASALIRALPLNFIGNVEGRDLYTGHADVIVCDGFVGNVALKVSEGLVEIIKHLLKESFESTVASKIGYVLSRQALKDFRKRMDYSEYGGAPLLGVKGVVIICHGRSNDNAIRNAIRVATESASERVNARIESEIARWQAENGQLAAS